A single genomic interval of Macaca nemestrina isolate mMacNem1 chromosome 14, mMacNem.hap1, whole genome shotgun sequence harbors:
- the LOC105463957 gene encoding cyclin-dependent kinase 9 codes for MQRDAPPRAPAPAPRLPAPPIGAAASSGGGGGGGSGGGGGASAAPAPPGLSGTTSPRGPGGGRRAEEAGSAPRGRKWPWRRKWRGRGGAWSAAAAGPGAGAAAAAAGGGGGALEAAMAKQYDSVECPFCDEVSKYEKLAKIGQGTFGEVFKARHRKTGQKVALKKVLMENEKEGFPITALREIKILQLLKHENVVNLIEICRTKASPYNRCKGSIYLVFDFCEHDLAGLLSNVLVKFTLSEIKRVMQMLLNGLYYIHRNKILHRDMKAANVLITRDGVLKLADFGLARAFSLAKNSQPNRYTNRVVTLWYRPPELLLGERDYGPPIDLWGAGCIMAEMWTRSPIMQGNTEQHQLALISQLCGSITPEVWPNVDNYELYEKLELVKGQKRKVKDRLKAYVRDPYALDLIDKLLVLDPAQRIDSDDALNHDFFWSDPMPSDLKGMLSTHLTSMFEYLAPPRRKGSQITQQSTNQSRNPATTNQTEFERVF; via the exons ATGCAGCGGGACGCGCCACCCCGAGCCCCAGCTCCGGCGCCCCGGCTCCCCGCGCCCCCGATCGGGGCCGCCGCCAGTAGTGGCGGCGGCGGAGGCGggggcagcggcggcggcggaggcgcCTCTGCAGCTCCGGCTCCCCCTGGCCTCTCGGGAACTACAAGTCCCAGGGGGCctggcggcgggcggcgggcggaaGAGGCGGGGTCGGCGCCGCGAGGCCGGAAGTGGCCGTGGAGGCGGAAGTGGCGCGGCCGCGGAGGGGCCTGGAGCGCGGCGGCGGCGGGACCCGGAGCGGGAGCGGCAGCAGCAGCGGctgggggcggcggcggcgcgtTGGAGGCGGCCATGGCAAAGCAGTACGACTCGGTGGAGTGCCCCTTTTGTGATGAAGTTTCCAAATACGAGAAGCTCGCCAAGATCGGCCAAGGCACCTTCGG GGAGGTGTTTAAGGCCAGGCACCGCAAGACCGGCCAGAAGGTGGCTCTGAAGAAGGTGCTGATGGAAAACGAGAAGGAGGGG TTCCCCATTACCGCCTTGCGGGAGATCAAGATCCTTCAACTTCTAAAACATGAGAATGTGGTCAACTTGATTGAGATTTGTCGAACCAAAG cttcacccTATAACCGCTGCAAGGGCAGTATATACCTGGTGTTCGACTTCTGCGAGCATGACCTTGCTGGGCTGTTGAGCAATGTTTTGGTCAAGTTCACGCTGTCTGAGATCAAGAGGGTGATGCAGATGCTCCTTAACGGCCTCTACTACATCCACAGGAACAAG ATCCTGCATAGGGACATGAAGGCTGCTAACGTGCTTATCACTCGTGACGGGGTCCTGAAGCTGGCAGACTTTGGGCTGGCCCGGGCCTTCAGCCTGGCTAAGAACAGCCAGCCCAACCGCTACACCAACCGTGTGGTGACACTCTGGTACCGGCCCCCGGAGCTGTTGCTCG GGGAGCGGGACTACGGCCCCCCCATTGACCTGTGGGGTGCTGGGTGCATCATGGCAGAGATGTGGACCCGCAGCCCCATCATGCAGGGCAACACGGAGCAGCACCAACTCGCCCTCATCAGTCAGCTCTGCGGCTCCATCACCCCTGAG GTGTGGCCAAATGTGGACAACTATGAGCTGTATGAAAAGCTGGAGCTGGTCAAGGGCCAGAAGCGGAAGGTGAAGGACAGGCTGAAGGCCTATGTGCGTGACCCGTACGCACTGGACCTCATCGATAAGCTGCTGGTGCTGGACCCTGCCCAGCGCATCGACAGCGACGATGCCCTCAACCATGACTTCTTCTGGTCCGACCCCATGCCCTCTGACCTCAAGGGCATGCTCTCCACCCACCTGACGTCCATGTTCGAGTACCTGGCACCACCGCGCCGGAAGGGCAGCCAGATCACCCAGCAGTCCACCAACCAGAGTCGCAATCCCGCCACCACCAACCAGACGGAGTTTGAGCGTGTCTTCTGA
- the LOC105463958 gene encoding folylpolyglutamate synthase, mitochondrial isoform X2, with amino-acid sequence MRGARSLAASLPVAEKFWWEGTMEGPSRQPSSAKTASFQDAVRMLNTLQTNAGYLEQVKRQRGDPQTQLEAMELYLARSGLQVEDLDRLNIIHVTGTKGKGSTCAFTECILRSYGLKTGFFSSPHLVQVRERIRINGQPISPELFTKYFWRLYHRLEETKDGSCVSMPPYFRFLTLMAFHVFLQEKVDLAVVEVGIGGAYDCTNIIRKPVVCGVSSLGIDHTSLLGDTVEKIAWQKGGIFKQGVPAFTVLQPEGPLAVLRDRAQQISCPLYLCPTLEALEEGGPPLALGLDGEHQRSNAALALQLAHCWLQRQDHHGAGEVKASRPGLLWQLPLAPVFQPTSHMRLGLRNTEWLGRTQVLRRGPLTWYLDGAHTPSSVQACVRWFRQALQGRERPSGSGPEVRVLLFNATGDRDPAALLKLLQPCQFDYAVFCPNLTEVSSTGNADQQNFTVTLDQVLLRCLEHQQHWNHLDEEQASPDLWSAPSPEPAGPTSLLLAPHPPHTCSASSLVFSCISHALQWISQGRDPVFQPPTPPKGLLTHPVAHSGASVLHEAAAIHVLVTGSLHLVGGVLKLLEPALSQ; translated from the exons ATGAGAGGTGCCAGGTCCCTGGCTGCCTCCTTGCCAGTGGCTGAGAAGTTCTGGTGGGAAGGAACCATGGAGGGCCCATCCAGACAACCTTCCTCAGCTAAAACTGCCTCCTTCCAG GATGCCGTGCGCATGCTTAATACCCTGCAGACCAATGCCGGCTACCTGGAGCAGGTGAAGCGCCAGCGGGGTGACCCCCAGACACAGCTGGAAGCCATGGAACTGTACCTGGCACGGAGTGGGCTGCAG GTGGAGGACTTGGACCGGCTGAACATCATCCACGTCACTGGGACAAAGGGGAAG GGCTCCACTTGTGCCTTCACAGAATGTATCCTCCGAAGCTATGGCCTGAAAACGGGATTCTTTAG CTCTCCCCACCTGGTGCAGGTTCGGGAGCGGATCCGCATCAATGGGCAGCCCATCAGTCCCGAGCTCTTCACCAAGTACTTCTGGCGCCTCTACCACCGGCTGGAGGAGACCAAG GATGGCAGCTGTGTTTCCATGCCCCCCTACTTCCGCTTCCTGACACTCATGGCCTTCCACGTCTTCCTCCAAGAGAAG GTGGACCTGGCAGTGGTGGAGGTGGGCATTGGCGGGGCTTATGACTGCACCAACATCATCAG GAAGCCTGTGGTGTGCGGCGTCTCTTCTCTTGGCATCGACCACACCAGCCTCCTGGGGGACACGGTGGAGAAGATTGCATGGCAGAAAGGGGGCATCTTTAAG CAAGGCGTCCCTGCCttcactgtgctccaacctgaaGGTCCCCTGGCAGTGCTGAGGGACCGAGCCCAGCAGATCTCA TGTCCTCTCTACCTGTGTCCGACGCTGGAGGCCCTGGAGGAAGGGGGGCCGCCGCTggccctgggcctggacgggGAGCACCAGCGGTCCAATGCCGCCTTGGCCTTGCAACTGGCCCACTGCTGGCTGCAGCGGCAGGACCACCATG GTGCTGGGGAGGTGAAAGCATCCAGGCCGGGGCTCCTGTGGCAGCTGCCCCTGGCACCCGTGTTCCAGCCCACATCCCACATGCGGCTCG GGCTTCGGAACACGGAGTGGCTGGGGCGGACACAGGTGCTGCGGCGCGGGCCCCTTACCTGGTACCTGGACGGCGCGCACACCCCCAGCAGCGTGCAGGCCTGCGTGCGCTGGTTCCGCCAGGCGCTGCAGGGCCGAGAGAGGCCGAGCGG CAGTGGGCCCGAGGTTCGAGTCTTGCTCTTCAATGCTACCGGGGACCGGGACCCGGCGGCCTTGCTGAAACTGCTGCAG CCGTGCCAGTTTGACTATGCCGTCTTCTGCCCCAACCTGACAGAGGTGTCATCCACAGGCAATGCAG ACCAACAGAACTTCACGGTGACACTGGACCAGGTTCTGCTCCGCTGCCTGGAACACCAGCAGCACTGGAACCACCTGGACGAAGAGCAGGCCAGCCCAGACCTCTGGAGCGCCCCCAGCCCAGAGCCTGCTGGGCCCACATCCCTACTGCTGGCgccccacccaccccacaccTGCAGCGCCAGCTCCCTCGTCTTCAGCTGTATTTCACATGCCTTGCAATGGATCAGCCAAGGCCGAGACCCTGTCTTCCAGCCACCCACTCCCCCAAAGGGCCTCCTCACCCACCCTGTGGCTCACAGTGGGGCCAGTGTACTCCATGAGGCTGCTGCCATCCATGTGCTGGTCACTGGCAGCCTGCACCTGGTGGGTGGTGTCCTGAAGCTGCTGGAGCCTGCACTGTCCCAGTAG
- the LOC105463958 gene encoding folylpolyglutamate synthase, mitochondrial isoform X1 produces MSRARNHLRAALFLAAASARGVTTQVAAQRGLSAWPVPQEPSMEYQDAVRMLNTLQTNAGYLEQVKRQRGDPQTQLEAMELYLARSGLQVEDLDRLNIIHVTGTKGKGSTCAFTECILRSYGLKTGFFSSPHLVQVRERIRINGQPISPELFTKYFWRLYHRLEETKDGSCVSMPPYFRFLTLMAFHVFLQEKVDLAVVEVGIGGAYDCTNIIRKPVVCGVSSLGIDHTSLLGDTVEKIAWQKGGIFKQGVPAFTVLQPEGPLAVLRDRAQQISCPLYLCPTLEALEEGGPPLALGLDGEHQRSNAALALQLAHCWLQRQDHHGAGEVKASRPGLLWQLPLAPVFQPTSHMRLGLRNTEWLGRTQVLRRGPLTWYLDGAHTPSSVQACVRWFRQALQGRERPSGSGPEVRVLLFNATGDRDPAALLKLLQPCQFDYAVFCPNLTEVSSTGNADQQNFTVTLDQVLLRCLEHQQHWNHLDEEQASPDLWSAPSPEPAGPTSLLLAPHPPHTCSASSLVFSCISHALQWISQGRDPVFQPPTPPKGLLTHPVAHSGASVLHEAAAIHVLVTGSLHLVGGVLKLLEPALSQ; encoded by the exons ATGTCGCGGGCGCGGAACCACCTGCGCGCCGCTCTATTCCTGGCAGCGGCGTCTGCGCGCGGCGTAACGACCCAGGTCGCGGCGCAGCGGGGCTTGAGCGCGTGGCCGGTGCCGCAGGAGCCCAGCATGGAGTACCAG GATGCCGTGCGCATGCTTAATACCCTGCAGACCAATGCCGGCTACCTGGAGCAGGTGAAGCGCCAGCGGGGTGACCCCCAGACACAGCTGGAAGCCATGGAACTGTACCTGGCACGGAGTGGGCTGCAG GTGGAGGACTTGGACCGGCTGAACATCATCCACGTCACTGGGACAAAGGGGAAG GGCTCCACTTGTGCCTTCACAGAATGTATCCTCCGAAGCTATGGCCTGAAAACGGGATTCTTTAG CTCTCCCCACCTGGTGCAGGTTCGGGAGCGGATCCGCATCAATGGGCAGCCCATCAGTCCCGAGCTCTTCACCAAGTACTTCTGGCGCCTCTACCACCGGCTGGAGGAGACCAAG GATGGCAGCTGTGTTTCCATGCCCCCCTACTTCCGCTTCCTGACACTCATGGCCTTCCACGTCTTCCTCCAAGAGAAG GTGGACCTGGCAGTGGTGGAGGTGGGCATTGGCGGGGCTTATGACTGCACCAACATCATCAG GAAGCCTGTGGTGTGCGGCGTCTCTTCTCTTGGCATCGACCACACCAGCCTCCTGGGGGACACGGTGGAGAAGATTGCATGGCAGAAAGGGGGCATCTTTAAG CAAGGCGTCCCTGCCttcactgtgctccaacctgaaGGTCCCCTGGCAGTGCTGAGGGACCGAGCCCAGCAGATCTCA TGTCCTCTCTACCTGTGTCCGACGCTGGAGGCCCTGGAGGAAGGGGGGCCGCCGCTggccctgggcctggacgggGAGCACCAGCGGTCCAATGCCGCCTTGGCCTTGCAACTGGCCCACTGCTGGCTGCAGCGGCAGGACCACCATG GTGCTGGGGAGGTGAAAGCATCCAGGCCGGGGCTCCTGTGGCAGCTGCCCCTGGCACCCGTGTTCCAGCCCACATCCCACATGCGGCTCG GGCTTCGGAACACGGAGTGGCTGGGGCGGACACAGGTGCTGCGGCGCGGGCCCCTTACCTGGTACCTGGACGGCGCGCACACCCCCAGCAGCGTGCAGGCCTGCGTGCGCTGGTTCCGCCAGGCGCTGCAGGGCCGAGAGAGGCCGAGCGG CAGTGGGCCCGAGGTTCGAGTCTTGCTCTTCAATGCTACCGGGGACCGGGACCCGGCGGCCTTGCTGAAACTGCTGCAG CCGTGCCAGTTTGACTATGCCGTCTTCTGCCCCAACCTGACAGAGGTGTCATCCACAGGCAATGCAG ACCAACAGAACTTCACGGTGACACTGGACCAGGTTCTGCTCCGCTGCCTGGAACACCAGCAGCACTGGAACCACCTGGACGAAGAGCAGGCCAGCCCAGACCTCTGGAGCGCCCCCAGCCCAGAGCCTGCTGGGCCCACATCCCTACTGCTGGCgccccacccaccccacaccTGCAGCGCCAGCTCCCTCGTCTTCAGCTGTATTTCACATGCCTTGCAATGGATCAGCCAAGGCCGAGACCCTGTCTTCCAGCCACCCACTCCCCCAAAGGGCCTCCTCACCCACCCTGTGGCTCACAGTGGGGCCAGTGTACTCCATGAGGCTGCTGCCATCCATGTGCTGGTCACTGGCAGCCTGCACCTGGTGGGTGGTGTCCTGAAGCTGCTGGAGCCTGCACTGTCCCAGTAG
- the LOC105463958 gene encoding folylpolyglutamate synthase, mitochondrial isoform X3 has product MSRARNHLRAALFLAAASARGVTTQVAAQRGLSAWPVPQEPSMEYQDAVRMLNTLQTNAGYLEQVKRQRGDPQTQLEAMELYLARSGLQVEDLDRLNIIHVTGTKGKGSTCAFTECILRSYGLKTGFFSSPHLVQVRERIRINGQPISPELFTKYFWRLYHRLEETKVDLAVVEVGIGGAYDCTNIIRKPVVCGVSSLGIDHTSLLGDTVEKIAWQKGGIFKQGVPAFTVLQPEGPLAVLRDRAQQISCPLYLCPTLEALEEGGPPLALGLDGEHQRSNAALALQLAHCWLQRQDHHGAGEVKASRPGLLWQLPLAPVFQPTSHMRLGLRNTEWLGRTQVLRRGPLTWYLDGAHTPSSVQACVRWFRQALQGRERPSGSGPEVRVLLFNATGDRDPAALLKLLQPCQFDYAVFCPNLTEVSSTGNADQQNFTVTLDQVLLRCLEHQQHWNHLDEEQASPDLWSAPSPEPAGPTSLLLAPHPPHTCSASSLVFSCISHALQWISQGRDPVFQPPTPPKGLLTHPVAHSGASVLHEAAAIHVLVTGSLHLVGGVLKLLEPALSQ; this is encoded by the exons ATGTCGCGGGCGCGGAACCACCTGCGCGCCGCTCTATTCCTGGCAGCGGCGTCTGCGCGCGGCGTAACGACCCAGGTCGCGGCGCAGCGGGGCTTGAGCGCGTGGCCGGTGCCGCAGGAGCCCAGCATGGAGTACCAG GATGCCGTGCGCATGCTTAATACCCTGCAGACCAATGCCGGCTACCTGGAGCAGGTGAAGCGCCAGCGGGGTGACCCCCAGACACAGCTGGAAGCCATGGAACTGTACCTGGCACGGAGTGGGCTGCAG GTGGAGGACTTGGACCGGCTGAACATCATCCACGTCACTGGGACAAAGGGGAAG GGCTCCACTTGTGCCTTCACAGAATGTATCCTCCGAAGCTATGGCCTGAAAACGGGATTCTTTAG CTCTCCCCACCTGGTGCAGGTTCGGGAGCGGATCCGCATCAATGGGCAGCCCATCAGTCCCGAGCTCTTCACCAAGTACTTCTGGCGCCTCTACCACCGGCTGGAGGAGACCAAG GTGGACCTGGCAGTGGTGGAGGTGGGCATTGGCGGGGCTTATGACTGCACCAACATCATCAG GAAGCCTGTGGTGTGCGGCGTCTCTTCTCTTGGCATCGACCACACCAGCCTCCTGGGGGACACGGTGGAGAAGATTGCATGGCAGAAAGGGGGCATCTTTAAG CAAGGCGTCCCTGCCttcactgtgctccaacctgaaGGTCCCCTGGCAGTGCTGAGGGACCGAGCCCAGCAGATCTCA TGTCCTCTCTACCTGTGTCCGACGCTGGAGGCCCTGGAGGAAGGGGGGCCGCCGCTggccctgggcctggacgggGAGCACCAGCGGTCCAATGCCGCCTTGGCCTTGCAACTGGCCCACTGCTGGCTGCAGCGGCAGGACCACCATG GTGCTGGGGAGGTGAAAGCATCCAGGCCGGGGCTCCTGTGGCAGCTGCCCCTGGCACCCGTGTTCCAGCCCACATCCCACATGCGGCTCG GGCTTCGGAACACGGAGTGGCTGGGGCGGACACAGGTGCTGCGGCGCGGGCCCCTTACCTGGTACCTGGACGGCGCGCACACCCCCAGCAGCGTGCAGGCCTGCGTGCGCTGGTTCCGCCAGGCGCTGCAGGGCCGAGAGAGGCCGAGCGG CAGTGGGCCCGAGGTTCGAGTCTTGCTCTTCAATGCTACCGGGGACCGGGACCCGGCGGCCTTGCTGAAACTGCTGCAG CCGTGCCAGTTTGACTATGCCGTCTTCTGCCCCAACCTGACAGAGGTGTCATCCACAGGCAATGCAG ACCAACAGAACTTCACGGTGACACTGGACCAGGTTCTGCTCCGCTGCCTGGAACACCAGCAGCACTGGAACCACCTGGACGAAGAGCAGGCCAGCCCAGACCTCTGGAGCGCCCCCAGCCCAGAGCCTGCTGGGCCCACATCCCTACTGCTGGCgccccacccaccccacaccTGCAGCGCCAGCTCCCTCGTCTTCAGCTGTATTTCACATGCCTTGCAATGGATCAGCCAAGGCCGAGACCCTGTCTTCCAGCCACCCACTCCCCCAAAGGGCCTCCTCACCCACCCTGTGGCTCACAGTGGGGCCAGTGTACTCCATGAGGCTGCTGCCATCCATGTGCTGGTCACTGGCAGCCTGCACCTGGTGGGTGGTGTCCTGAAGCTGCTGGAGCCTGCACTGTCCCAGTAG
- the LOC105463959 gene encoding LOW QUALITY PROTEIN: uncharacterized protein (The sequence of the model RefSeq protein was modified relative to this genomic sequence to represent the inferred CDS: deleted 2 bases in 2 codons; substituted 2 bases at 2 genomic stop codons), with translation MGLSALPSWSWAGSGGSILTWMWWQRGRCPHPSPLPLPPVSGLFCLVWAWGELMERLEGASCRERPQGRQGQHPHPKGPLSHPGGSILPATVGMEWSREXGQRPRLPRHRMVPGKGSPSAKCGSGPCSRLLXLWEALLLPLLGRFLWDPPCHCYVLCAQAVSQGCPLCPTVTSATRTNPRDLEGAHQTGQG, from the exons ATGGGGTTATCAGCCCTGCCTTCTTGGTCCTGGGCTGGGAGTGGAGGCTCCATCCTgacctggatgtggtggcagagAGGTAGGTGCCCCCATCCCTCACCCCTGCCTCTGCCGCCAGTGTCGGGACTCTTCTGCCTAGTATGGGCCTGGGGTGAACTGATGGAGAGGCTAGAGGGAGCATCCTGCAGGGAGAGGCCTCAAGGAAGGCAAggccagcacccccaccccaaagGGCCTCTGTCCCACCCAGGAGGCTCCATCCTCCCAGCAACGGTGGGGATGGAGTGGAGCCGTGAGTAGGGGCAGAGGCCTAGACTCCCACGCCACAGGATGGTCCCAGGCAAGGGCTCTCCATCTGCAAAGTGC GGCTCTGGCCCCTGTTCTAGGCTGCTGTGACTCTGGGaagccctcctcctgccccttctGGGCCGCTTTCTCTGGGATCCCCCTTGCCAT TGCTATGTGCTATGTGCCCAGGCCGTTTCTCAGGGCTGCCCGCTGTGCCCTACTGTGACCTCAGCCACTAGAACAAACCCGAGAGACCTGGAGGGAGCTCACCAGACAGGTCAGGGCTGA